From a single Mycolicibacterium mengxianglii genomic region:
- a CDS encoding IS481 family transposase, with amino-acid sequence MSHRNAPLSETGRLRLARCVVEDGWTLRRAAERFQVAVTTAQRWAARYRELGPAGMADRSSRPHHSPNQTPARTERRIIKVRVTRRWGPARIGYLLGIHPSTVHRVLTRYGIARLRWLDRPTGRVVRRIETAAVGELVHIDVKKVGKIPDGGGWRMRGRAIGKRNSQAHKTGVRSKHRHPVRGYHFLHTAIDAHSRLVYSELLADERKETAAGFWIRANAWFNQCGIIVSKVLTDNGSCYRSHAFRDALGDIEHRRTRPYRPQTNGKVERFHRTLADEWAYARLYTSDTERCAEYPRWLHTYNHHRGHTALGGQPPASRVPNLSGQYT; translated from the coding sequence GTGTCCCACCGTAATGCCCCATTGTCAGAAACCGGTCGTCTGCGCCTGGCTCGTTGCGTCGTCGAAGACGGCTGGACGCTGCGCCGGGCCGCGGAGCGCTTTCAGGTCGCGGTCACCACGGCCCAGCGCTGGGCGGCCCGATACCGCGAGCTGGGGCCGGCCGGTATGGCCGATCGCAGCTCACGCCCGCACCACAGCCCGAATCAAACCCCGGCCCGCACTGAGCGACGGATCATCAAAGTCCGGGTCACGCGCAGGTGGGGACCAGCCCGAATCGGTTATCTGCTGGGCATTCATCCCTCCACGGTGCACCGCGTGCTGACGCGTTACGGGATTGCCAGGCTGCGCTGGTTAGACCGCCCGACCGGCCGGGTCGTGCGTCGCATCGAAACGGCTGCGGTTGGCGAACTGGTCCACATCGACGTCAAGAAAGTCGGCAAGATTCCCGACGGCGGTGGGTGGCGTATGCGGGGCCGTGCCATCGGGAAACGCAACTCGCAAGCTCATAAAACCGGAGTCCGCAGTAAGCATCGCCACCCGGTGCGCGGTTATCACTTCCTGCACACCGCCATCGACGCCCACTCGCGGCTGGTCTACAGCGAGCTGCTTGCCGACGAACGCAAAGAGACTGCCGCGGGGTTCTGGATTCGCGCCAACGCCTGGTTCAACCAATGCGGCATCATCGTCTCAAAGGTGTTGACCGACAATGGTTCCTGCTATCGGTCACACGCATTCCGGGACGCACTTGGTGATATCGAACACCGACGAACCCGCCCCTATCGGCCCCAGACCAACGGCAAGGTCGAACGCTTCCACCGCACCCTGGCCGACGAGTGGGCCTACGCCCGGCTCTACACCAGCGACACCGAACGCTGCGCCGAATACCCCCGCTGGCTGCACACCTACAATCATCACCGCGGCCACACCGCACTCGGCGGTCAACCACCCGCCAGCCGCGTACCCAACCTCTCAGGTCAGTACACCTAG